ATTTTCTAGGGCATTCATTCTTCAAACGAATGCATACATATTTTTTCCAGCAGCAATGACCAATCTTCACCCAGCTGCTGGGGATTCAACTCCATTGCCACTTTGAAATCAAGCAAAGAAATTGAGCATCTCTGCCCCTGTTCTTGCAAAACTTCTGTGGGCCCAGAGCTACTCTGCATGTGAAAGTGATTACTTGGCCACAAACCATTAACAACCTTGCCTTGAAGCTGCTGCTTGTGTGCAGATTGCTTTCTCAATTCACGTGTAGACCTTGATCCAACCAGATCAAAACATGATCCGATCAATTTCTTCAAGTATACATCCAACATGCTGTTCAACATACTAGCACATTCCAATGAAACCCCTCCAAGGCCCTGCACTGCTGCGATCTGCTCCATTCGTTTCTTCAATGTCTCAGTATCATACAAACCACCACTGTCATAGTAGCTAATGAAGTCGCCACTGCTTGCCACGGGCAGTGATTTGTGGGCCCCACCAATACTAGCTGAACAACATGGAATCCCAAGAGGCGCAAGCAAAGGACTTCTAGAGAAATCAATGTGGTTGGATTGCTCCACCTCCTCCCCGTCTTCAACAATGGCTCCTTCAGTCTGACCTTTGCTAAGCACCCTTGGCTTTCCCGTGGAACGCACCAAACCTTCTCTTTCAATTTCAGGCTGCTCGGCAACTGCTTGAGGATGCTGCAATGGTCGCTGATAATCGTATGGTGTCAAATCCCCATTCTCCAAACCCAATTTATTGCCATTGTCTTCAGTTCTCATGGATTGATGTGAGAAACTATCAACCTTTCCATTTGGCCCCAGTGGGCTGGGCCGATCCCTGACTTTTCTATCCGGTGCTCCAGACCTAACCTTTCGCAGGGATGACACTGGCAAAATCCCATTTGACGAAATGGCCATGTTTGGATTCAGGTTGGGAACAAGGGATCCAGTCGGTTCATGTCCATCATCTCTACCAGGATAACttttcacattttgtatcaaaGATTTAGCGGGACCTGCTTCATGAACTGGTGGTGGAGTCTTAGCCTGACAAACATTTTTCAATATTGACCGTATCAACTGATTATGCAGTGGCAGATTCTCCCTTCCAAGAATGCGGTAACATGACTTATCAAACTCACTTTTACCGAGTTTCTGACTTAAAAACCTactcaaattataaaaat
The genomic region above belongs to Gossypium hirsutum isolate 1008001.06 chromosome D05, Gossypium_hirsutum_v2.1, whole genome shotgun sequence and contains:
- the LOC107906774 gene encoding uncharacterized protein, yielding MQPQQGSRINLGELKAQIVKKIGAERSKRYFYNLSRFLSQKLGKSEFDKSCYRILGRENLPLHNQLIRSILKNVCQAKTPPPVHEAGPAKSLIQNVKSYPGRDDGHEPTGSLVPNLNPNMAISSNGILPVSSLRKVRSGAPDRKVRDRPSPLGPNGKVDSFSHQSMRTEDNGNKLGLENGDLTPYDYQRPLQHPQAVAEQPEIEREGLVRSTGKPRVLSKGQTEGAIVEDGEEVEQSNHIDFSRSPLLAPLGIPCCSASIGGAHKSLPVASSGDFISYYDSGGLYDTETLKKRMEQIAAVQGLGGVSLECASMLNSMLDVYLKKLIGSCFDLVGSRSTRELRKQSAHKQQLQGKVVNGLWPSNHFHMQSSSGPTEVLQEQGQRCSISLLDFKVAMELNPQQLGEDWSLLLEKICMHSFEE